A stretch of the Hydra vulgaris chromosome 09, alternate assembly HydraT2T_AEP genome encodes the following:
- the LOC136085370 gene encoding uncharacterized protein LOC136085370, whose product MYLCQASNMHYGLDVRETKQLAYQYAIKNDIKIPENWKKSETVGTEWFYLFLNCTKLSIRTPEATSLSRTTSFNHTNVDTFFKNLDSVQKRYNFSADCIYNINKTGLTTVHKPVKVTAGKGVKQVEQVTSAERGTLDTMVGCINALGNFISPFLIYPCVHFRRYMLKGAPTGKKGDANPSGWINTEIFWKWFDHFVEYEHPSKDHPLLLIMDNHKTHISIELMDKAKESNVVLLTLPPHCSHKLQPLDRSVFGQLKNFYNSACDSCLKAHLNTPMTIYDISENLGIS is encoded by the coding sequence gcaattaaaaatgacattaaaatacCAGAAAACTGGAAAAAGAGTGAAACAGTTGGAACTGAatggttttatttattcttaaattgtACAAAATTATCTATTCGTACGCCAGAAGCTACCAGCCTCAGTCGAACAACTAGTTTCAATCACACAAATGTAGATACTTTCTTCAAAAACCTTGACAGTGTGCAGAAGCGCTATAACTTTTCTGCTGATTgcatttacaatattaataaaacaggTCTGACAACTGTTCATAAGCCAGTGAAAGTGACTGCTGGTAAAGGAGTAAAGCAAGTAGAACAGGTAACTTCTGCTGAAAGGGGAACCCTAGATACAATGGTGGGTTGCATTAATGCCCTTGGAAATTTTATTTCACCGTTTTTGATATATCCTTGTGTCCACTTTCGTAGATATATGCTTAAAGGTGCACCAACAGGTAAAAAAGGTGATGCTAATCCTAGTGGATGGATAAATACagaaattttttggaaatggtTTGATCATTTTGTGGAGTATGAACATCCTAGCAAGGATCAtccattacttttaataatggaCAACCACAAAACTCATATATCGATTGAACTGATGGATAAAGCTAAGGAAAGCAATGTTGTGCTCTTGACATTGCCACCTCATTGCAGCCACAAACTCCAACCACTTGACAGGTCAGTATTTgggcaattaaaaaatttttacaattcaGCATGTGATTCATGCTTAAAGGCACATCTAAATACTCCTATGACGATATATGACATTTCTGAAAATTTAGGAATATCTTAA